The Cinclus cinclus chromosome 28, bCinCin1.1, whole genome shotgun sequence DNA window GCCCATCACCATCCCCTTCCCGAAGCGTGACAAGGTTTTCCTGCGGGAAGCCTCGCCCTCGCGCCAGGAGGACCTGACACCCTCGAGCTCCTCAGAGAATTACATCCAGGAGACGCCGCTGGTGATGAGCCGCTGCAGCTCCGtcagctccctgggcagcttcGAGAGCCCCTCCATCGCCAGCTCCATCCAGAGCGACCCCTGCAGCGAAATGATCAGCGGCACCATCAGCCCCAGCGAGCTGCCCGACAGCCCCGGGCAGACCATGCCCCCCAGCCGCAGCAAGACTCCCCTCTTCGAGCTGGGCTGCCAGCCGGAGAAGGAGACCAGCCAGTTCAACATCCAGTGGGAGAACAACGTCAAGAAGTTCATGGAGATCACCGACTTCAAGGAACGCTTCCAGCTGCCCCAGGACCTGGACTCCATGGTCTACTTCACGGTGGAGAAACCCAACGAGAACTTCTCGTGCGCCTCCAGCCTGAGCGCCCTGCCCCTGCACGAGCACTACGTCCAGAAGGACGTGGAGCTCAAGCTGATCCCCACCTTCCCGGAGAAGAACAGCCTGAACTTCGCGGCTCACGAGAAGCGGGAGGAGCGGCGGGAGGAGCGGTACCTGGAGGGACGCAGAAGGGCCGAGCGCCCCGAGCCCCCCGACGACGACGACATCGAGATCCTCAAGGAGTGCATCAGCTCGGCCATGCCCTCCCGCTTCCGCAAGGTCAAGACCTCGCTGCTGTCCGGCCAGGTGCTGCACCCGCAGACCAAGAAGCCGCTGCACGTCCCCGTGTACATGCTGGTGCCGGCCCACGCCCACCCCGGTGTCCCCAAGCACCTGCGAGCCACCGCCCGCGACCTCTTCAAGGACGACGACTCCTTCACCGACTCGGCCGACGGGACCCCCGTCAACTTCTCCAGCGCCGCCTCGCTGAGCGACGAGACCCTGCGGTACCCGGCGGGCGAGGAGACCGAGCACCCCGCGCCCGAGCGGCGCCGCGAGCCCGGCAGCATCCCGGCCCGCAGAGCCGCCTCCGGCAGCTCGGCCCCCGCCCGCCTCAGCTCCGCCGGCAAGGGCAAAGCGGGACCGGGCCGTGGGGACGGGAAACGGAGCCAGACCCTCCCGAagggcactgccagcctggagctgggcgTGGGCAGGGCCAGCGGTGTCCCCGGGAGGAAGGATGAGGCCCTGGAGGATGGGGTGCTGTTCCAGTCGCTGTGCCACACCACGCCGACGGAGGAAGCCGTCTACTGCTTCTACGATCCGGATTTGGACGAGCTGCCCGAGGCGGGCAGGGACGGGtccggcagcagagcccagcccggCCGGGCGCCACGGAGGGAGCGCTGGGGAGGCTCCGTTCCCCAAAAGGACCCCGAGCCAGGTCCTCATTCGGCCAAGACGAAGCCTCAAAACAACCTGATCGCCGACGAGACGCCGCCTTGCTACTCCCTGAGCTCCTCCATGAGCTCCCTGAGCGACGCCAACCTCTCCGAGGGCGAGGAGCGGGGCCAGCCCTGCGGCAAAGCCACCTGGCCGCGGTCAGCTGCAGTGGGGCAGGCGCAGGGGGGCTcgcccagctcccccagcctcaaTTCGGAGGATGATCTGCTGCAGAAGTGCATCGGCTCGGCCATGCCCAAGCGCCGGCGGCCCGTGGCTCGCCGCAGGCTGgtggagagaaagcagaaaccgCCGGGCGCCGGTGGGAGGGAGCGGAAAGCAGAGACCAGGCAACACCCTGAAGAAGACGCCGGCTCCGACCGGGGCTCCGATCTAGACAGCGTGGAGTGGCAAGCTATCCAAGAAGGAGCCAACTCCATCGTCACCTGGCTGCACCAGGCTGCGGCCTCCCTGTCCCGGGAGCCTTCCTCCGAGTCCGACTCCATCCTATCCTTCATGTCGGGGCTCTCGGTGGGCTCCACgctccagctctccctgggcaggcaggagaAGCAGCGGCCCGGCAGCGCTTCCGTCCGGGAGCCGGCGaggagggagcacagcaaggGCCGCCCGGAGCGCAAGGACGCGGCCGGTGCCCGTCCCGCCGGCCGCGCCAGCTCCAGGCCGGAGCGAAGCCCGGCGCCCGCCAAGCCGGTGCCCAACCTGCCCGTGGTCTTCCGTGGCAGGACCGTCATCTACATGCCCAACCTGGCCAAAGACGCCTCCAGCCCACGGGCCACCCCCAAGAAGACCCCGGCGGCCAAGCCCGAGGCGCCGCCGGCCAAGAATCTCTCGCTGAGCCAGCAGCGCTCGCGGAGCCTGCACCGGCTGGGCAAAGCCCCCGAAACCGGGGAGCTGGCGCTGCCCAAGAGGAGCACGACCCCGCCCGCCCGTATCGGCAAAGGCCCCCCCTCCTCGGGCTCCTCCCGCACCTCCACGCCCTCCCAGCACGCCCCCAAAAAGCTTCCGTCACCCTCCCAGGTGACCAAACAGGGCGGCCCGGCCGCGGGCAAGGCGAGCGGCTCCTCCTCCCCGCCGGGACCCCCGGCCAGAGCCCCGGCCCCCAAATCCCCGGCTCCCAAGCAGTCCAAGACTCAGAAGTCGCCCGTGCGCATCCCCTTCATGCAGAAGCCCAGCAGGAAGGTGCTGCCGGGCCGGGGGGCCATGCcggtgctggaggagcaggtCAGTGGCTCCAAGGCTCGGCCCGGGGTCCCGGGTGGCAGCCGGCTCAACCTGGTGCGGATGTCATCCGCCCGCTCCAGCGGAAGCGACTCGGACCGCTCCGGCTTCCTGCGCCAGCTCACCTTCATCAAGGAAtcctccagcctgctgctgcgGCACCGCTCCGACCTGTCCCCGGCGCCACCGGCCACCTCGCTGCCTCGCCGGGGCTCCCCCCAGCGCAGCCGAGCCGCGCTCCCGGCCGTGTTCCTCTGCTCCTCCCGCTGCGACGAGCTCAAGGCGGCCAAACCGGCGACCCCCGGCCAGCGGCCGctcatccccagagcccagcccgGCGGCAAAGCCACGGCCGGGGTCAAGCCGCCGCGCCGGACTAGCTCCGAGAGCCCGTCCAGGCTGCCGGTGAAGACCAGCGTGCCCGCAGCCGAGTCCTTCAAGCGCTACTCGTCCTCTCCCAACATCAGCGTGCCTCGGCGGGCGACCAGCCCGTCCTCCGTGCGCTCcgaggcggcggcgcggcggcggcagAACGAGCCGGCTCCCGGGGACCCGCCGGGAAAGCCGCCGGTGGTGGTGATGAAGGGCACGTGGAGGAGGATCAGGGACGAGGACATCCCGCATATCCTGAAGAGCACGCTGCCCTCCTCCGCGCTGCCGCTGGCGGGTTCCGGAGACGAGGAGCCCCCCGGTACCCCCAGCAACCCCGGCACGCCCAGGAAGACCAGCGACGCCGTGGTACAGACCGAGGACTTCGCCACCTCCAAGACCAATTCCAGCACCTCTCCCACGCTGGAGACCCGCGAGGGACCCCCGCACCCCCGCGCCACCGGCGACGGCGAAGCCCCCGCGCCCTCCAAGGCCGCCCTGCCCATCTCCTTCGGCCACGAGGTGCCCGCCGGGACCTTCCCCGGCAGCCGGCACGGCTCGCCCAGCAAGGCCGCCCGTGTCACCCCCTTCAACTACGTGCCCAGCCCCATGGCGGTGGCAGCGGTGGCCGACAAGGCGGTGGAGAAAATCCAAGCTTGATGATGCCTCAGTGAGGGTCCTGcgacacccccagccccacaggagctggcCAGGACTGTTTTTGGGACGCACATGGGGATGTGGGACAGCTGGGGACTGGTGAGTCACCCCAACCCACTGCTGGCCCCGGCTGGGGtcttgctgtgctggagcatCACAATTCCCAGGAGCAAGGACTGGGCAGAACTGGGAACGTTCTGGGTCTGACACCCTGAGCTGGGGCGGTTCTCATGGACCATCTCCTCCCGCTGATGGACATCAAGAGACAAGCTGAGGTGGGGCCGTGTCCCCATGTGCCCCCATCCTGCTCCCCCAGGGGTTGAGGCAGAGCCTGATCCCACATGCTGaggagctggcacagcacaTCCAGTACCAGGAAAACCCCACACGCTCCTGTTTGTCTGGCACCAACTCTGGCCCTGGCAATGAAGGCAGCTCATTTATTAACAGGGGAAGGCACACAGGGGAGAGACTTTGGAGGGGAAGATGGGGTCTGGGACCTCCTGCTGGAGGGTCCTGATTGCTGATGGGTGACTTGTGCTGGTCCGACGGGGTGGCAGGCAGAAAtggtgcaggaggagcagggcagggctcgtGGGAGTGGCTGGGGTCCCGATGGGCTcatcccaggggctgctcacaGGGTGCTCTCACCAGGCTggggggatgctctgggaggGAACAGGGTGCTGAGCTGGCACCGGGATACCCAACCCCCAGGAAAGGGTCTGGGGTCCCTCACCTTCACCCTCAGCCCCCCAGCCTCCCACCCCCAAGGCAGGAGAGCCTCGGCTCGCAGCCAGGATCCCAGTGTGTCCTTGTGGATGTGGACACGAATCCATCTAGGACTGGATTACGCCCACGAGCAAGGGGCCTCCCAGCCCCAaaaccctggggacacccccactcctgctgccagccagacACAGGTGCCAAAATTGGGGTGTGTGGGAAGTGCCTTGGCCCCTGGGAGTAGGATGGGCTGCAGAGGGACCCCCCAGTCTAGGTGGTCCCAGACCCCTTGGATACCTCCCACTCCTACACCATCACTCCTTGCTTTGGATGGGGTGACCTTTGTGTCCTTCCCCCACCAGTGCCACATGGGGCTgctgggacacacacagggctATGGGGACGTGCAGGGGACACAACTGGGCGGCCGTGGGGACacagtgaggggctctgggttGTTGCACTGTGGGGCCAGGAAGACACCAGGACCATGGGGATATACAGGGGGTCCCCAGGGATGTGCACTGGGGTCGTGAGGACGGGCACACCCCAGTGCCCACTGGAgcccccctgccctggcagtaGCCAGCAAAGAGGGACCAGCGGCCGGGagtgaagaaaaggagggaaatcCCAGGAGCAGCACTTCCAAGTGCTGTATCAGAGCGCAGGGGTGGCAGGAGGGCCAGCATCGCCCCCGGGGTCCAAGCCACTGCCCTCCCCCTCCTCCACTGACAATCCCGCCGGGCTTTGCCGGGCTCCGCTCGCCTTCACTGTATCTATGTACTAAGGATGTTCTTTT harbors:
- the APC2 gene encoding adenomatous polyposis coli protein 2 gives rise to the protein MSGSIASYDQLVRQVEALKKENSHLRRELEDNSNHLSKLENETSDMKEVLKHLQGKLEQEARVMVSSGQTEVLDQLKALQMDITSLYNLKFAPEVMSTGRGSEESPPAPAPHRDGPGELGRATFRMLEELDRERCFLLGEIEKEEKEKVWYYAQLQSLATRLDELPHVETFSMQMDLIRQQLQFEAQHIRSLMEERFGTADEMVQRAQIRASRLEQIDKELMEAQDKAQQPEPQLCGKVPGMEGDNSLDPPTHPEEGGNTKVEVVFWLLSMLATRDKEDMSRTLLAMSSSQESCLAMRKSGCLPLLIQILHDSDGEPGPPESPTGAKDARMRANAALHNIVFSQPDEGQAKKEMRVLHVLEQIRSYSETCWDWLQMQSRDGARGPEGTVPVPIEPQICQATCAIMKLSFDEEYRRAMNELGGLQAVAELLQVDYEMHKMTNDPLNLALRRYAGMALTNLTFGDVVNKATLCSRRGCMEAIVAQLGSDSEELHQVVSSILRNLSWRADINSKKVLREVGSVTGLTRCALHAGKESTLKSVLSALWNLSAHSTENKAAICGVEGALGFLVSTLTYKCQSNSLAIIESGGGILRNVSSLIATREDYRQVLRDHNCLQTLLQHLRSHSLTIVSNACGTLWNLSARSPRDQELLWDLGAVSMLRNLIHSKHKMIAMGSAAALRNLLTNRPPKYKDAAVVSPGSCMPSLYMRKQKALEAELDAKHLAETFDTMEKQSLKGQSAKKPMRHMESLVKDYASDSGCFDDDEVPNVSTGVETASASVLSMFLNSSFLQGQALPRALAQRRCPEPEKDGSGKAAEPKKPSLPEDDVSLAAEKLANKISSTVAKIDKLVEDISTMHNSSDDSFSLSSEDHCLDWQYGPEDGHEARAQSCSPCRLSDAGGFAKRESLSRAHTLLRLKTAYTSLSTDSLNSGSTSDGYCTKEHMKPCPRAAFLDYRDELQRYQKRPSRLDLKSILGKPERAEPPARDSAEPDKPEQRDLPERAKKMVTFPSPKVPEKETEWKKEVGTKPPTDPHVRTIKLSPSYQHVPMLETLAKSSTAAGHQPSLLGRKQAWLPPALLQAAEPLSKIPEKLPAQPPASAEQESVQKYSVEDTPICFSRCSSLSSLSSADNVLDGQSHSENDLDSDSSLEILEMEEGDAEGEDGRQEKEKVVDPGPTTPVGISQPITIPFPKRDKVFLREASPSRQEDLTPSSSSENYIQETPLVMSRCSSVSSLGSFESPSIASSIQSDPCSEMISGTISPSELPDSPGQTMPPSRSKTPLFELGCQPEKETSQFNIQWENNVKKFMEITDFKERFQLPQDLDSMVYFTVEKPNENFSCASSLSALPLHEHYVQKDVELKLIPTFPEKNSLNFAAHEKREERREERYLEGRRRAERPEPPDDDDIEILKECISSAMPSRFRKVKTSLLSGQVLHPQTKKPLHVPVYMLVPAHAHPGVPKHLRATARDLFKDDDSFTDSADGTPVNFSSAASLSDETLRYPAGEETEHPAPERRREPGSIPARRAASGSSAPARLSSAGKGKAGPGRGDGKRSQTLPKGTASLELGVGRASGVPGRKDEALEDGVLFQSLCHTTPTEEAVYCFYDPDLDELPEAGRDGSGSRAQPGRAPRRERWGGSVPQKDPEPGPHSAKTKPQNNLIADETPPCYSLSSSMSSLSDANLSEGEERGQPCGKATWPRSAAVGQAQGGSPSSPSLNSEDDLLQKCIGSAMPKRRRPVARRRLVERKQKPPGAGGRERKAETRQHPEEDAGSDRGSDLDSVEWQAIQEGANSIVTWLHQAAASLSREPSSESDSILSFMSGLSVGSTLQLSLGRQEKQRPGSASVREPARREHSKGRPERKDAAGARPAGRASSRPERSPAPAKPVPNLPVVFRGRTVIYMPNLAKDASSPRATPKKTPAAKPEAPPAKNLSLSQQRSRSLHRLGKAPETGELALPKRSTTPPARIGKGPPSSGSSRTSTPSQHAPKKLPSPSQVTKQGGPAAGKASGSSSPPGPPARAPAPKSPAPKQSKTQKSPVRIPFMQKPSRKVLPGRGAMPVLEEQVSGSKARPGVPGGSRLNLVRMSSARSSGSDSDRSGFLRQLTFIKESSSLLLRHRSDLSPAPPATSLPRRGSPQRSRAALPAVFLCSSRCDELKAAKPATPGQRPLIPRAQPGGKATAGVKPPRRTSSESPSRLPVKTSVPAAESFKRYSSSPNISVPRRATSPSSVRSEAAARRRQNEPAPGDPPGKPPVVVMKGTWRRIRDEDIPHILKSTLPSSALPLAGSGDEEPPGTPSNPGTPRKTSDAVVQTEDFATSKTNSSTSPTLETREGPPHPRATGDGEAPAPSKAALPISFGHEVPAGTFPGSRHGSPSKAARVTPFNYVPSPMAVAAVADKAVEKIQA